Genomic window (Pseudovibrio brasiliensis):
AGGGCAGAAATCCAAGTCGATTTTATTGGGAGGGACATATGTCCTACGAGAATATTCTGGTTGAGACACGCGGCAAGATTGGCCTGATTACGCTAAATCGCCCGAAAGTACTGAATGCACTGAACAGCGACCTGATCGCTGAGCTCGATGAAGCGCTGAATGTGTTTGATCGCGATCCTGAAATTGGTGCAACCGTTATCACCGGCTCCGAAAAGGCTTTCGCCGCAGGTGCTGACATTAAAGTGATGGCAGAATACGACTATCCGCAGACCTATCTGATGGACTTCATCACCAGCTGGGACCAGATCGCGCAGAAGCGTAAGCCAATCATCGCAGCTGTTGCAGGCTTCGCGCTGGGCGGTGGGTGTGAGCTTGCTATGATGTGTGATTTCATTCTGGCAGCGGAATCTGCTCAGTTTGGCCAGCCAGAGATCAAACTTGGCGTTATGCCAGGTGCAGGTGGTACACAGAGATTAACAAGGCTTGTTGGCAAGTCCAAAGCAATGGAAATGTGCTTGACAGGCCGTATGATGGATGCAGCTGAAGCTGAGCGGTCCGGCCTTGTCTCCCGCGTTGTTGCAAATGACGATCTGGTCGACGAAGCACTCAAAGCTGCTGAAAAGATTGCAAGTTTCTCGACTCCAATTGTTATGATGACGAAGGAAAGTGTAAACCGTTCTTACGAAGTAACCCTTGCAGAAGGTATTCGTTTTGAGCGTCGCTTGTTCCATTCTATGTTTGCAACCAGCGATCAAAAAGAAGGTATGAAGGCCTTCATTGAAAAGAGAAAACCTGAATTCGAAGACGGATAAGCCGATTTTGGGCAGGTCTACACCTTTTTTCATTGACGAGGCTAAGACTCCCAACTATAAGCGCTCCACAACCGGTGGCGGATTTTGTTCGTCACTGAATTCGTTTGACCGGGGCGGCTCTGGGCGGCCTCGTTCGCGATTTGAAAACAGTTCTTACTGACAGATCAGGACAGAGCCCATGGCCAACACTCCTTCGGCCAAGAAGGCGGCACGTAAAATTGCCCGCCAGACGGCCACTAATAAGGCTCGCCGTAGCCGCGTACGTACATACGTTCGTAAAGTGGAAGAAGCAATTGTCGCGGGTGACCAGACAGCTGCTAACGAAGCATTCA
Coding sequences:
- the rpsT gene encoding 30S ribosomal protein S20 translates to MANTPSAKKAARKIARQTATNKARRSRVRTYVRKVEEAIVAGDQTAANEAFKVAQPEIMRASTKGVLHANTASRKVSRLNARIKALGA
- a CDS encoding enoyl-CoA hydratase, encoding MSYENILVETRGKIGLITLNRPKVLNALNSDLIAELDEALNVFDRDPEIGATVITGSEKAFAAGADIKVMAEYDYPQTYLMDFITSWDQIAQKRKPIIAAVAGFALGGGCELAMMCDFILAAESAQFGQPEIKLGVMPGAGGTQRLTRLVGKSKAMEMCLTGRMMDAAEAERSGLVSRVVANDDLVDEALKAAEKIASFSTPIVMMTKESVNRSYEVTLAEGIRFERRLFHSMFATSDQKEGMKAFIEKRKPEFEDG